One genomic region from Candida albicans SC5314 chromosome 6, complete sequence encodes:
- a CDS encoding uncharacterized protein (Protein of unknown function; regulated by yeast-hypha switch; induced by Mnl1 in weak acid stress; 5' UTR intron; repressed by chlamydospore formation in C. albicans and C. dubliniensis; rat catheter, Spider and flow model biofilm induced), which translates to MSDSEDSEDLNEYTIEDYYKIVRPLLAANNINANYLDNHKLLRTLVDFSLSHSLSLKNLQKRELEFRNLIPKKINYVDSLIIETKSASGTQYTGCFRNRCIEFCPHFAIAAYLFSRFHIPDEYGAYEFTSTESIKKVSLEHVMLLKGNSKHQAISYSQQHKSAVNALSVSGLDYKDVNLGKLLATHKNNEALESMGRLSKNSIRALSRPLMLALAGFDSFEDYDIIRNSIEPPQQLLDKIFPFLTDIIDESTRSKELLQIKELFLMLRRSLCQDMVIIKKIYPSNPLSRSEIFNSPEFLNFAQSIDNERLNTIINKSCFIPNEDNIICDDNEGSSRVGSSDNTNSKSASKELKLKTLNKQMNLVLRQQQEINQAIYKFTKSQTEIFQKQNELIQKVNQSLNGVLILLSAQNKTSIPLVQQAAQETQNYLSTVGQSNIERGINNTFELLNVLNSNSGHSQPQSSVPPFTQQPQPLPPSLSNLLHPETSNIPQAPVSEPPRVIPTQQQAMPLQQQLQYPHPQQFYMQPSHSPPTHQSAGMMPMAPYGTAPAMGPVPVPGQPQPSSSTDASQNPERQRVLHRRLSRQATTLYEMWDDFKGLEKALEDYGISVTEWLKLHGSSERQFRHTRMKIIKFIEDEAERRNTNVEDIKQRLHNKMRNRIRPWTLDEVQRMLTANKRINLDDNS; encoded by the coding sequence ATGTCGGATTCTGAAGATTCTGAAGATCTAAACGAATATACTATTGAGGATTACTACAAGATCGTTAGACCTCTTCTAGCGGCAAACAATATCAATGCAAACTACTTGGACAATCACAAACTACTACGAACTTTGGTCGATTTTAGTTTATCGCACTCATTGTCcttaaaaaatttacaaaaacgAGAGTTGGAGTTTCGAAATTTAATCCCGAAAAAGATAAACTATGTCGACAGTCtaataattgaaaccaAGTCTGCCAGTGGAACTCAATATACTGGGTGTTTTCGAAACCGGTGCATAGAGTTTTGTCCCCACTTTGCCATCGCTGCGTACTTATTCAGCCGTTTCCATATCCCTGATGAATATGGAGCATACGAATTTACGTCCACAGAGTCGATAAAAAAGGTATCGTTGGAACATGTCATGTTGTTGAAAGGTAATTCCAAGCACCAGGCAATATCTTATAGTCAGCAACACAAGTCAGCAGTCAATGCGTTGAGTGTAAGTGGCTTGGACTATAAGGATGTGAATTTGGGCAAACTTTTAGCCACACATAAGAACAACGAAGCACTAGAGAGTATGGGCAGATTGTCCAAGAATTCAATCAGGGCACTATCTCGTCCATTAATGTTGGCATTAGCTGGCTTTGATAGTTTTGAAGATTATGATATCATcagaaattcaattgagCCACCACAACAATTACTAGATAAGATATTTCCCTTTTTAACTGATATCATCGATGAGTCTACTCGTTCAAAAGAGTTGTTGCAAATAAAAGAGTTGTTTTTAATGTTAAGACGGAGTCTCTGTCAGGATATGGTGATCATCAAGAAAATATACCCCTCTAATCCATTATCAAGAAgtgaaatatttaattcCCCCgagtttttgaattttgctcaatcaattgacaaTGAAAGGTTGAACAcaatcattaataaatcCTGCTTTATCCCCAATGAGGATAACATTATTTGTGATGACAATGAAGGTTCTCTGCGTGTTGGTTCCAGTGACAACACAAACTCCAAGTCTGCCTCGAaggaattgaaattgaagacCTTGAACAAGCAAATGAATTTGGTTTTACGGCAACAACAGGAGATTAATCAAGCAATATACAAATTTACCAAATCTCAAACggaaatttttcaaaaacaaaacgaGCTTATTCAAAAAGTCAACCAATCATTGAATGGAGTCTTGATTTTACTATCAGctcaaaacaaaacatcCATCCCTTTGGTCCAACAAGCAGCTCAAGAAACCCAAAACTATCTTTCAACCGTGGGACAATCGAATATTGAACGAGGAATTAATAACACTTTCGAGTTGTTGAATGTcttaaattcaaattctgGACACTCTCAGCCACAATCATCAGTTCCACCATTTacacaacaaccacaaccatTACCAccttcattatcaaatttactACACCCCGAAACCCTGAATATTCCTCAGGCTCCAGTTTCAGAACCACCACGTGTCATACCTACACAACAACAGGCAATGCCcttgcaacaacaactacaataTCCACATCCACAACAGTTTTATATGCAACCATCACATTCACCTCCAACTCATCAATCGGCAGGTATGATGCCAATGGCACCATATGGCACGGCACCAGCAATGGGTCCAGTGCCAGTGCCAGGACAACCACAACCCTCGTCTAGCACAGACGCCTCACAAAACCCGGAACGTCAACGTGTCTTACATAGACGATTATCAAGACAAGCAACAACGTTATATGAAATGTGGGATGACTTTAAGGGATTAGAGAAAGCACTTGAAGATTATGGTATTTCGGTTACAGAATGGTTGAAGTTACATGGTAGTTCAGAACGACAATTCCGCCACACCAGAAtgaaaatcattaaatttattgaagacGAAGCCGAACGTCGTAATACCAATGTCGAAGATATAAAACAACGTTTACATAATAAAATGAGAAACAGAATAAGACCATGGACATTGGATGAAGTCCAAAGAATGTTGACGGCGAACAAACGGATTAATTTAGATGATAACAGTTAG
- a CDS encoding ubiquitin ligase complex subunit (Ortholog(s) have ubiquitin-protein transferase activity and role in ER-associated ubiquitin-dependent protein catabolic process, retrograde protein transport, ER to cytosol): MIVHYIILSLWSLLVLASTNNDEHYTQAVIGLEQLARNFTRPNVYNIDNIEGNLYIPQFDQLTNDYKSKQEKPQPPLELTRRIIPLLKKSASESRNVNALVTLGDLYLFGNYSLTPDYYMAKEYYQEAVSLAPNGHAYFMLGYIYSTGLFGTFPVDQERGVLYYQFAVENGDRNAQMVMAYKNFKGLGVPKNCELALEYYTDLVEQGKDWMSKNDADGQVDYNIRISDFNGGLYGEKMSETTSTIEIRSKYFKDLRNSFEEYKLTANEHEYATLFYNALESYKGDYFVPKNLTKAFLTFQECVDLGEEIYGASDYKNIDGIDKMFLSSCQSKLGRMYLKGMGVSNNTKKAKQILDRSLKVQGTPEALNLLGFIEDQGLLGEPNVTKAVDYYVAAIKKKSSEANRNLAKLLMRMNGGDPHTSEHHKEIYTYMKDAVYHRDTEALYYMGSFLQSGLSKIADSKNDISCPNIVMYYRVFLERLSSFYAPHLKFAFEELIAGNYQNALIGYSIAAEHGFEEAQISAAYLLYQLQPLYSKQPPKTFVPERVEMAVDYLERASKQSNVDATILLGDLYSGQAGASHITPDFDRAFNYYRTAAERESSHGAYKLAEMYEYGIGPANNSVDYFMAKRYYDFSLKYNEMLNHAKSESPSQFVSGKTHIDWALLRLRLKYLFNRSASKQSGNSDGGWLSAFKKVGNRVPNEVPQDSNSISRANAHHEGGTYNDDLIEEYDIGDYLVIAMTFIFFFVFFVQNILRQFRRMRNGQRRDEANNNNNNGDDNDDNQGQNGWNGNQFHFKRGNFEFHFFAI, encoded by the coding sequence ATGATAGTGCATTACATAATATTACTGTTGTGGTCACTACTAGTATTAGCCAGTACCAACAATGACGAGCACTACACCCAAGCCGTTATTGGATTGGAACAGCTTGCAAGAAATTTCACAAGACCCAATGTATACAATATTGACAATATCGAGGGGAACTTGTACATACCCCagtttgatcaattgacaaatgactataaatcaaaacagGAGAAGCCACAGCCACCACTAGAATTAACTCGACGCATTATCCcacttttgaaaaagtcAGCATCAGAATCCCGTAATGTCAATGCACTAGTAACTTTGGGAGACCTATACTTGTTTGGAAATTACTCATTGACTCCAGACTATTACATGGCAAAAGAGTATTATCAGGAAGCAGTAAGTTTGGCTCCCAATGGTCATGCATATTTCATGTTAGGTTACATATATTCCACGGGTTTGTTTGGAACGTTTCCAGTGGACCAAGAACGAGGAGTTTTATACTATCAATTTGCAGTGGAAAATGGTGACAGGAATGCCCAAATGGTCATGGCCTACAAAAACTTTAAAGGTTTGGGAGTGCCGAAAAATTGTGAGTTGGCATTGGAGTATTATACGGATTTGGTAGAACAAGGTAAAGATTGGATGTCAAAGAATGATGCCGATGGCCAGGTGGACTACAATATCAGAATATCTGATTTCAATGGTGGGTTGTATGGAGAGAAAATGAGTGAAACCACTTCTACCATTGAAATTAgatcaaaatatttcaaagaCCTTCGAAACAGCTTTGAAGAATACAAGTTGACTGCCAATGAGCATGAATATGCCACTTTGTTCTATAATGCATTGGAAAGCTATAAAGGCGATTATTTTGTACCCAAAAACTTGACCAAGGCTTTCCTTACTTTCCAAGAATGCGTTGATTTGGGAGAAGAAATCTATGGTGCTTCTGATTATAAGAATATCGATGGCATAGACAAAATGTTTTTGAGTTCATGTCAATCCAAATTAGGAAGAATGTATTTGAAAGGTATGGGTGTTTCTAATAACACCAAGAAAGCCAAGCAAATTTTGGATCGGTCATTAAAAGTACAAGGTACCCCCGAAGCGTTGAATCTTTTGGGTTTCATTGAAGACCAAGGGTTATTGGGTGAACCTAATGTCACAAAGGCAGTTGACTACTATGTAGCTGCtattaagaaaaaatcTTCTGAAGCCAATAGAAACTTGGCCAAGTTGTTAATGAGAATGAATGGAGGTGATCCACATACGAGTGAGCATCACAAGGAAATCTACACATACATGAAGGATGCGGTGTACCACCGAGACACAGAGGCTTTATATTATATGGGGAGCTTTTTACAATCTGGTTTATCCAAAATTGCCGACTCAAAAAATGATATTTCCTGCCCTAACATAGTCATGTACTACCGTGTTTTCCTTGAAAGGTTATCTTCCTTTTACGCGCCACATTTGAAGTTTGCTTTTGAAGAGTTGATCGCTGGGAACTACCAAAATGCTCTTATTGGATATCTGATAGCGGCCGAGCATGGGTTTGAAGAAGCCCAAATATCAGCTGCATACTTGTTATATCAATTACAACCACTTTATTCCAaacaaccaccaaaaaCTTTTGTTCCTGAAAGAGTTGAAATGGCAGTAGATTATCTTGAAAGAGCGTCAAAACAGTCAAATGTAGACGCTACTATTTTACTTGGTGATTTATATTCAGGTCAAGCAGGAGCTTCTCATATTACACCAGACTTTGATCGGGCATTCAATTATTACCGAACAGCGGCGGAAAGAGAATCATCTCATGGTGCCTATAAACTTGCCGAAATGTATGAGTATGGAATAGGACCAGCAAATAACTCGGTGGACTACTTTATGGCGAAACGTTATTATGACTTTAGTCTAAAATACAATGAAATGCTCAATCATGCGAAACTGGAATCACCATCTCAATTCGTATCTGGCAAAACACACATCGACTGGGCTCTATTGAGATTGCGcttgaaatatttatttaatagACTGGCTTCCAAACAGTCAGGAAACTCCGATGGCGGGTGGTTAAGTGCATTTAAAAAAGTGGGTAACAGAGTACCCAACGAAGTCCCTCAAGACTCCAATAGCATTTCAAGAGCGAATGCACATCATGAGGGTGGCACgtataatgatgatttgattgaagaGTACGATATTGGGGATTACTTGGTAATTGCTATGAcgtttatatttttctttgtgTTTTTTGTACAAAACATCTTGAGACAGTTTAGAAGAATGAGAAACGGTCAACGGAGAGATGAAGcaaataacaacaacaataacgGTGACGATAATGATGACAATCAAGGGCAAAATGGCTGGAATGGTAATCAATTCCATTTCAAAAGAGgtaattttgaatttcatttctttgCTATATAG
- the STV1 gene encoding Stv1p (Predicted subunit a of vacuolar proton-translocating ATPase V0 domain, Golgi isoform): MSPIRLSENSVLSSNNESNEAIFRSAPMTLVQFYVTIELARDMVGVLGKLGNVQFRDLNSKLTPFQRTFITELRSIDGLVSQLDFLHSIMIKQNTIKSDLYVNLHADMKPLPTSSEIDNIKTRLSEFYERIKHLDQSYNNLDRKRLKFIENRCVLNSLNEFHRSNLVGGGYDDEHTEDADYDDNAALLNEQRNHSLEIGYEAHNLDDISFNSLAGTIARDKVPILRNILWRVLRGNLYFHDIALDDEFPATESSMDLVHKNVFIIFIHGDFLRTRVRKIIQSLDGILFDNATGGSVARNETLTEINGKIEDLNNVVQTTKDQLVTELMIFQELYPDYCYIVQREKLIYETLNKFDEDSTRRCLVGEGWIPTNDFDKIRLALRNLIRQKTRRDGSDRDSNESVNISESIATETSLFAIDDSDHELTGFEIEDEDEVGSLIAVVNELATNRTPPTFHKTNKFTAAFQSIIDAYGIATYQEVNPGLATIITFPFMFSIMFGDLGHGFIVFLMAIYLILNEVRFGAMRNRDEIFDMAFTGRYIILLMGVFSMYTGLIYNDIFSKSMAIFSSGWKYVIPENYDATKGATLVAEKIAGKVYPFGLDWAWHGTENNLLFTNSYKMKLSVLMGYTHMNYSLMFSLVNYLFFKSRVDIIGNFIPGFLFMQSIFGYLALTIVYKWSVDWFGSNRQPPGLLNMLINMFLSPGTIEEPLYAGQKYIQVFLVLVAAVCVPWLLIYKPLVLKKQNDRAIQLGYSDLRSQRQHSLQLHEEEQALAMHDQGLNRDPPDDSFELLRGSDEEEQEFRFPNDVEPMFPSAGGHGGDDEDGFNFGDIVIHQVIHTIEFCLNCVSHTASYLRLWALSLAHAQLSTVLWSMTIQNAFGKTGTVGVIMTVVLFAMWFSLTVCILVFMEGTSAMLHSLRLHWVEAMSKFFQGEGYAYEPFTFKSIDI, from the coding sequence ATGTCTCCTATAAGACTTTCCGAAAATAGCGTGTTATCCTCAAACAACGAATCAAATGAGGCGATATTCCGATCGGCGCCCATGACGCTAGTTCAATTTTATGTCACAATTGAATTGGCAAGAGATATGGTTGGAGTATTAGGGAAATTGGGTAATGTTCAATTTCGAGACCTAAACTCCAAATTGACTCCGTTTCAAAGAACATTTATTACTGAATTGCGATCAATTGATGGGTTGGTTTCTCAATTGGACTTTCTTCATTCGATTATGATCAAACAAAATACTATCAAGAGTGATCTTTACGTCAATTTGCACGCCGATATGAAACCCTTGCCCACTTCATCAGAGATTGACAATATCAAAACCCGATTGAGCGAGTTTTATGAAAGAATTAAACACCTAGATCAGTCATACAACAACTTAGATCGCAAGAGGCTAAAATTTATTGAGAATAGATGTGTGTTGAATAGTTTGAATGAATTCCATAGATCAAACTTGGTCGGAGGAGGGTACGATGACGAACACACAGAAGACGCCGattatgatgataatgCAGCACTTTTAAATGAACAAAGAAACCATAGCTTAGAGATTGGGTATGAGGCTCATAACTTGGATGATATTTCGTTCAACTCGTTAGCGGGTACAATTGCTCGAGACAAAGTGCCAATTTTAAGAAATATATTGTGGAGAGTTTTACGTGggaatttatattttcatGATATTGCTCTTGATGACGAATTCCCTGCCACCGAGTCGTCCATGGACCTAGTTCATAAAAATgttttcatcatctttaTTCACGGCGATTTTTTACGAACCCGAGTACGTAAGATTATCCAATCTTTAGATGgtatattatttgataatgcCACTGGTGGATCAGTTGCTAGAAATGAGACATTGACAGAAATTAATGGCAAAATCGAGGATTTAAACAATGTGGTACAAACCACCAAGGATCAATTAGTGACggaattgatgatttttcaGGAGTTGTACCCGGATTATTGTTATATTGTGCAACGTGAAAAGCTTATTTACGAGacattgaataaatttgatgaagacAGCACCAGAAGATGTTTAGTGGGAGAAGGTTGGATACCCActaatgattttgataaaatacGATTAGCATTGAGAAATCTAATTAGACAAAAGACAAGACGGGACGGGAGTGACAGAGATTCAAACGAGAGTGTCAACATTTCAGAATCTATAGCAACTGAAACATCATTATTTGCCATTGATGATAGTGATCACGAATTGACCGggtttgaaattgaagatgaagatgaggTGGGGTCTTTAATTGCGGTGGTCAACGAATTAGCAACAAACCGAACTCCACCAACATTCCACAAGACGAATAAGTTTACCGCTGCATTCCAGCTGATTATAGATGCCTATGGGATTGCTACTTACCAGGAGGTTAACCCTGGTCTTGCCACAATTATTACATTTCCGTTTATGTTTTCCATTATGTTTGGTGATTTGGGACACGGGTTTATTGTGTTTTTAATGGCAATATATTTGATCCTAAACGAAGTGAGATTTGGGGCTATGCGGAATCGTGACGAAATATTCGATATGGCTTTTACTGGAAGGTAcattattttgttgatggGGGTATTTTCCATGTATACCGGGTTGATTTATAACGAtattttttccaaatcaatGGCAATTTTCTCTTCTGGTTGGAAGTATGTAATTCCAGAGAATTATGACGCTACGAAAGGTGCCACCTTAGTTGCTGAGAAAATTGCTGGTAAAGTTTATCCCTTTGGATTGGATTGGGCTTGGCACGGAACTGAAAATAATCTTTTATTCACCAATTCCtacaaaatgaaattgtcGGTGTTGATGGGGTACACTCACATGAACTACTCATTGATGTTTAGTTTAGTCAATTACTTGTTTTTCAAGAGTCGAGTAGACATAATTGGTAACTTTATTCCTGGGTTTTTGTTCATGCAGAGTATATTTGGATATTTGGCATTGACCATTGTTTATAAGTGGTCGGTTGACTGGTTTGGAAGTAATAGACAGCCACCAGGGTTGTTGAATATGTTGATCAATATGTTCTTGTCGCCTGGCACTATTGAAGAGCCGTTATATGCTGGACAAAAGTATATTCAAGTGTTTTTGGTATTAGTGGCAGCAGTTTGTGTCCCgtggttgttgatttataaGCCGCTAGTGTTGAAGAAACAGAATGATCGAGCTATACAATTAGGGTATAGTGACCTACGTTCTCAACGTCAACATTCGTTGCAACTCCATGAAGAAGAACAGGCCCTTGCGATGCATGATCAAGGATTGAATCGTGATCCCCCAGATGATTCGTTTGAGTTGTTACGTGGTAGTGATGAGGAGGAGCAGGAGTTTAGATTTCCTAATGATGTTGAGCCAATGTTCCCCTCAGCTGGCGGCCATGGTGGCGACGATGAAGATGGGTTTAATTTTGGTGACATTGTCATTCACCAGGTGATCCATACTATTGAATTTTGCTTAAATTGTGTAAGTCATACTGCGTCGTATTTAAGATTATGGGCTCTTTCCTTGGCACACGCACAATTGTCAACTGTATTGTGGTCAATGACTATCCAAAATGCATTTGGTAAAACGGGAACGGTTGGTGTAATCATGACAGTGGTATTATTTGCTATGTGGTTCCTGTTGACGGTTTGTATATTGGTATTTATGGAGGGTACTTCGGCCATGCTTCATTCGTTAAGATTGCATTGGGTTGAAGCCATGTCGAAATTCTTCCAAGGTGAAGGGTATGCCTACGAACCATTTACATTTAAATCTATAGAcatataa